A single region of the Gorilla gorilla gorilla isolate KB3781 chromosome 1, NHGRI_mGorGor1-v2.1_pri, whole genome shotgun sequence genome encodes:
- the MIIP gene encoding migration and invasion-inhibitory protein isoform X7 produces the protein MVEAEELAQLRLLNLELLRQLWVGQDAVRRSVARAASEGRSSVWGPPDACQGDLRDVARSGVASLPPAKCQHQESLGRPRPHSAPSLGTSSLRDPEPSGRLGDPGPQEAQAPRSILAQQSKLSKPRVTFSEESAVPERSWRLRPYLGYDWIAGSLDTSSSITSQPEAFFSKLQEFRETNKEECICSHPEPQLLGLRESSGSGVEEDHECVYCYRVNRRLFPVPVDPGTPCCLCRTPRDQQGPGTLAQPAQVRVSIPLSILEPPHRYHIHRRKSFDASDTLALPRHCLLGWDIFPPKSEKSSAPRNLDLWSSVSAEAQHQKPSGTSSPFHRASPMQVLPPTPTWSVPQVPRPHVPRQKP, from the exons ATGGTGGAGGCTGAGGAACTGGCACAGCTGCGGCTGCTCAATCTGGAGCTCCTGAGGCAGCTGTGGGTGGGGCAGGATGCTGTGCGGCGGTCAGTGGCCAGGGCAGCCTCGGAG GGCCGGTCCTCCGTGTGGGGCCCACCAGATGCCTGCCAAGGGGACCTCCGTGATGTGGCCAGATCGGGGGTGGCCTCTCTCCCACCTGCCAAATGCCAGCACCAGGAGTCCCTGGGCCGACCGAGACCCCACTCAGCACCCTCGCTGGGCACCTCAAGCCTGAGGGACCCAGAGCCCTCAGGGAGGCTGGGTGATCCGGGACCCCAGGAGGCACAGGCCCCGAGGTCCATCCTGGCTCAACAGAGCAAGCTGTCCAAG CCCAGGGTGACCTTCTCTGAGGAGTCTGCAGTTCCTGAGAGGAGCTGGCGCCTCAGGCCATACCTGGGCTATGACTGGATTGCAG GGTCTCTGGACACCAGCTCTTCCATCACCAGCCAGCCTGAGGCCTTCTTCTCGAAGCTGCAGGAGTTTCGGGAAACCAACAAGGAGGAGTGTATCTGCAGCCATCCTGA ACCCCAGTTGCTAGGCCTGCGTGAGAGCAGTGGCAGCGGCGTGGAGGAAGACCATGAAT GCGTGTACTGTTACCGTGTCAACCGGCGCCTGTTCCCGGTGCCTGTGGATCCCGGTACCCCTTGCTGCCTGTGCAGGACACCGCGAGACCAGCAGGGCCCTGGGACCCTGGCGCAGCCAGCGCAGGTCAG GGTGAGCATCCCGCTGTCGATCCTGGAGCCCCCGCACCGGTACCACATCCACCGGCGAAAGAGCTTTGACGCCTCTGACACACTGGCCCTGCCCCGG CACTGCCTGCTGGGCTGGGACATTTTTCCTCCAAAGTCTGAGAAAAGCTCAGCCCCCAGGAACCTGGACCTCTGGTCCTCTGTCTCCGCTGAGGCCCAGCACCAGAAGCCGTCAGGCACCAGCAGCCCTTTTCACCGG GCCTCACCAATGCAGGTGCTGCCCCCCACCCCGACCTGGTCAGTGCCCCAGGTCCCTCGGCCTCACGTCCCACGGCAGAAGCCCTGA
- the MIIP gene encoding migration and invasion-inhibitory protein isoform X6, with translation MVEAEELAQLRLLNLELLRQLWVGQDAVRRSVARAASESSLESSSSYNSETPSTPETSSTSLNTSCPQGRSSVWGPPDACQGDLRDVARSGVASLPPAKCQHQESLGRPRPHSAPSLGTSSLRDPEPSGRLGDPGPQEAQAPRSILAQQSKLSKPRVTFSEESAVPERSWRLRPYLGYDWIAGSLDTSSSITSQPEAFFSKLQEFRETNKEECICSHPEPQLLGLRESSGSGVEEDHECVYCYRVNRRLFPVPVDPGTPCCLCRTPRDQQGPGTLAQPAQVRVSIPLSILEPPHRYHIHRRKSFDASDTLALPRHCLLGWDIFPPKSEKSSAPRNLDLWSSVSAEAQHQKPSGTSSPFHRGPALQP, from the exons ATGGTGGAGGCTGAGGAACTGGCACAGCTGCGGCTGCTCAATCTGGAGCTCCTGAGGCAGCTGTGGGTGGGGCAGGATGCTGTGCGGCGGTCAGTGGCCAGGGCAGCCTCGGAG TCAAGCCTGGAATCCAGCAGCAGCTACAACTCAGAGACTCCATCGACCCCAGAGACGTCCTCAACTTCCTTGAACACCTCCTGCCCACAGGGCCGGTCCTCCGTGTGGGGCCCACCAGATGCCTGCCAAGGGGACCTCCGTGATGTGGCCAGATCGGGGGTGGCCTCTCTCCCACCTGCCAAATGCCAGCACCAGGAGTCCCTGGGCCGACCGAGACCCCACTCAGCACCCTCGCTGGGCACCTCAAGCCTGAGGGACCCAGAGCCCTCAGGGAGGCTGGGTGATCCGGGACCCCAGGAGGCACAGGCCCCGAGGTCCATCCTGGCTCAACAGAGCAAGCTGTCCAAG CCCAGGGTGACCTTCTCTGAGGAGTCTGCAGTTCCTGAGAGGAGCTGGCGCCTCAGGCCATACCTGGGCTATGACTGGATTGCAG GGTCTCTGGACACCAGCTCTTCCATCACCAGCCAGCCTGAGGCCTTCTTCTCGAAGCTGCAGGAGTTTCGGGAAACCAACAAGGAGGAGTGTATCTGCAGCCATCCTGA ACCCCAGTTGCTAGGCCTGCGTGAGAGCAGTGGCAGCGGCGTGGAGGAAGACCATGAAT GCGTGTACTGTTACCGTGTCAACCGGCGCCTGTTCCCGGTGCCTGTGGATCCCGGTACCCCTTGCTGCCTGTGCAGGACACCGCGAGACCAGCAGGGCCCTGGGACCCTGGCGCAGCCAGCGCAGGTCAG GGTGAGCATCCCGCTGTCGATCCTGGAGCCCCCGCACCGGTACCACATCCACCGGCGAAAGAGCTTTGACGCCTCTGACACACTGGCCCTGCCCCGG CACTGCCTGCTGGGCTGGGACATTTTTCCTCCAAAGTCTGAGAAAAGCTCAGCCCCCAGGAACCTGGACCTCTGGTCCTCTGTCTCCGCTGAGGCCCAGCACCAGAAGCCGTCAGGCACCAGCAGCCCTTTTCACCGG GGTCCAGCCCTCCAGCCCTGA
- the MIIP gene encoding migration and invasion-inhibitory protein isoform X8, with the protein MVEAEELAQLRLLNLELLRQLWVGQDAVRRSVARAASEGRSSVWGPPDACQGDLRDVARSGVASLPPAKCQHQESLGRPRPHSAPSLGTSSLRDPEPSGRLGDPGPQEAQAPRSILAQQSKLSKPRVTFSEESAVPERSWRLRPYLGYDWIAGSLDTSSSITSQPEAFFSKLQEFRETNKEECICSHPEPQLLGLRESSGSGVEEDHECVYCYRVNRRLFPVPVDPGTPCCLCRTPRDQQGPGTLAQPAQVRVSIPLSILEPPHRYHIHRRKSFDASDTLALPRHCLLGWDIFPPKSEKSSAPRNLDLWSSVSAEAQHQKPSGTSSPFHRGPALQP; encoded by the exons ATGGTGGAGGCTGAGGAACTGGCACAGCTGCGGCTGCTCAATCTGGAGCTCCTGAGGCAGCTGTGGGTGGGGCAGGATGCTGTGCGGCGGTCAGTGGCCAGGGCAGCCTCGGAG GGCCGGTCCTCCGTGTGGGGCCCACCAGATGCCTGCCAAGGGGACCTCCGTGATGTGGCCAGATCGGGGGTGGCCTCTCTCCCACCTGCCAAATGCCAGCACCAGGAGTCCCTGGGCCGACCGAGACCCCACTCAGCACCCTCGCTGGGCACCTCAAGCCTGAGGGACCCAGAGCCCTCAGGGAGGCTGGGTGATCCGGGACCCCAGGAGGCACAGGCCCCGAGGTCCATCCTGGCTCAACAGAGCAAGCTGTCCAAG CCCAGGGTGACCTTCTCTGAGGAGTCTGCAGTTCCTGAGAGGAGCTGGCGCCTCAGGCCATACCTGGGCTATGACTGGATTGCAG GGTCTCTGGACACCAGCTCTTCCATCACCAGCCAGCCTGAGGCCTTCTTCTCGAAGCTGCAGGAGTTTCGGGAAACCAACAAGGAGGAGTGTATCTGCAGCCATCCTGA ACCCCAGTTGCTAGGCCTGCGTGAGAGCAGTGGCAGCGGCGTGGAGGAAGACCATGAAT GCGTGTACTGTTACCGTGTCAACCGGCGCCTGTTCCCGGTGCCTGTGGATCCCGGTACCCCTTGCTGCCTGTGCAGGACACCGCGAGACCAGCAGGGCCCTGGGACCCTGGCGCAGCCAGCGCAGGTCAG GGTGAGCATCCCGCTGTCGATCCTGGAGCCCCCGCACCGGTACCACATCCACCGGCGAAAGAGCTTTGACGCCTCTGACACACTGGCCCTGCCCCGG CACTGCCTGCTGGGCTGGGACATTTTTCCTCCAAAGTCTGAGAAAAGCTCAGCCCCCAGGAACCTGGACCTCTGGTCCTCTGTCTCCGCTGAGGCCCAGCACCAGAAGCCGTCAGGCACCAGCAGCCCTTTTCACCGG GGTCCAGCCCTCCAGCCCTGA
- the MIIP gene encoding migration and invasion-inhibitory protein isoform X2 produces MVEAEELAQLRLLNLELLRQLWVGQDAVRRSVARAASESSLESSSSYNSETPSTPETSSTSLNTSCPQGRSSVWGPPDACQGDLRDVARSGVASLPPAKCQHQESLGRPRPHSAPSLGTSSLRDPEPSGRLGDPGPQEAQAPRSILAQQSKLSKPRVTFSEESAVPERSWRLRPYLGYDWIAGSLDTSSSITSQPEAFFSKLQEFRETNKEECICSHPEPQLLGLRESSGSGVEEDHECVYCYRVNRRLFPVPVDPGTPCCLCRTPRDQQGPGTLAQPAQVRVSIPLSILEPPHRYHIHRRKSFDASDTLALPRLSGPQEWLDLPGEERGELGTACWAGTFFLQSLRKAQPPGTWTSGPLSPLRPSTRSRQAPAALFTGVQPSSPDPSHPSELLCSLPPALLHPGRPP; encoded by the exons ATGGTGGAGGCTGAGGAACTGGCACAGCTGCGGCTGCTCAATCTGGAGCTCCTGAGGCAGCTGTGGGTGGGGCAGGATGCTGTGCGGCGGTCAGTGGCCAGGGCAGCCTCGGAG TCAAGCCTGGAATCCAGCAGCAGCTACAACTCAGAGACTCCATCGACCCCAGAGACGTCCTCAACTTCCTTGAACACCTCCTGCCCACAGGGCCGGTCCTCCGTGTGGGGCCCACCAGATGCCTGCCAAGGGGACCTCCGTGATGTGGCCAGATCGGGGGTGGCCTCTCTCCCACCTGCCAAATGCCAGCACCAGGAGTCCCTGGGCCGACCGAGACCCCACTCAGCACCCTCGCTGGGCACCTCAAGCCTGAGGGACCCAGAGCCCTCAGGGAGGCTGGGTGATCCGGGACCCCAGGAGGCACAGGCCCCGAGGTCCATCCTGGCTCAACAGAGCAAGCTGTCCAAG CCCAGGGTGACCTTCTCTGAGGAGTCTGCAGTTCCTGAGAGGAGCTGGCGCCTCAGGCCATACCTGGGCTATGACTGGATTGCAG GGTCTCTGGACACCAGCTCTTCCATCACCAGCCAGCCTGAGGCCTTCTTCTCGAAGCTGCAGGAGTTTCGGGAAACCAACAAGGAGGAGTGTATCTGCAGCCATCCTGA ACCCCAGTTGCTAGGCCTGCGTGAGAGCAGTGGCAGCGGCGTGGAGGAAGACCATGAAT GCGTGTACTGTTACCGTGTCAACCGGCGCCTGTTCCCGGTGCCTGTGGATCCCGGTACCCCTTGCTGCCTGTGCAGGACACCGCGAGACCAGCAGGGCCCTGGGACCCTGGCGCAGCCAGCGCAGGTCAG GGTGAGCATCCCGCTGTCGATCCTGGAGCCCCCGCACCGGTACCACATCCACCGGCGAAAGAGCTTTGACGCCTCTGACACACTGGCCCTGCCCCGG CTCTCAGGGCCCCAGGAATGGCTGGATCTGCCAGGAGAAGAAAGGGGAGAGCTGGG CACTGCCTGCTGGGCTGGGACATTTTTCCTCCAAAGTCTGAGAAAAGCTCAGCCCCCAGGAACCTGGACCTCTGGTCCTCTGTCTCCGCTGAGGCCCAGCACCAGAAGCCGTCAGGCACCAGCAGCCCTTTTCACCGG GGTCCAGCCCTCCAGCCCTGACCCTAGCCATCCCTCGGAACTCCTCTGCTCCCTGCCGCCTGCCttgctccacccaggaaggccACCCTGA
- the MIIP gene encoding migration and invasion-inhibitory protein isoform X5, which produces MVEAEELAQLRLLNLELLRQLWVGQDAVRRSVARAASEGRSSVWGPPDACQGDLRDVARSGVASLPPAKCQHQESLGRPRPHSAPSLGTSSLRDPEPSGRLGDPGPQEAQAPRSILAQQSKLSKPRVTFSEESAVPERSWRLRPYLGYDWIAGSLDTSSSITSQPEAFFSKLQEFRETNKEECICSHPEPQLLGLRESSGSGVEEDHECVYCYRVNRRLFPVPVDPGTPCCLCRTPRDQQGPGTLAQPAQVRVSIPLSILEPPHRYHIHRRKSFDASDTLALPRLSGPQEWLDLPGEERGELGTACWAGTFFLQSLRKAQPPGTWTSGPLSPLRPSTRSRQAPAALFTGVQPSSPDPSHPSELLCSLPPALLHPGRPP; this is translated from the exons ATGGTGGAGGCTGAGGAACTGGCACAGCTGCGGCTGCTCAATCTGGAGCTCCTGAGGCAGCTGTGGGTGGGGCAGGATGCTGTGCGGCGGTCAGTGGCCAGGGCAGCCTCGGAG GGCCGGTCCTCCGTGTGGGGCCCACCAGATGCCTGCCAAGGGGACCTCCGTGATGTGGCCAGATCGGGGGTGGCCTCTCTCCCACCTGCCAAATGCCAGCACCAGGAGTCCCTGGGCCGACCGAGACCCCACTCAGCACCCTCGCTGGGCACCTCAAGCCTGAGGGACCCAGAGCCCTCAGGGAGGCTGGGTGATCCGGGACCCCAGGAGGCACAGGCCCCGAGGTCCATCCTGGCTCAACAGAGCAAGCTGTCCAAG CCCAGGGTGACCTTCTCTGAGGAGTCTGCAGTTCCTGAGAGGAGCTGGCGCCTCAGGCCATACCTGGGCTATGACTGGATTGCAG GGTCTCTGGACACCAGCTCTTCCATCACCAGCCAGCCTGAGGCCTTCTTCTCGAAGCTGCAGGAGTTTCGGGAAACCAACAAGGAGGAGTGTATCTGCAGCCATCCTGA ACCCCAGTTGCTAGGCCTGCGTGAGAGCAGTGGCAGCGGCGTGGAGGAAGACCATGAAT GCGTGTACTGTTACCGTGTCAACCGGCGCCTGTTCCCGGTGCCTGTGGATCCCGGTACCCCTTGCTGCCTGTGCAGGACACCGCGAGACCAGCAGGGCCCTGGGACCCTGGCGCAGCCAGCGCAGGTCAG GGTGAGCATCCCGCTGTCGATCCTGGAGCCCCCGCACCGGTACCACATCCACCGGCGAAAGAGCTTTGACGCCTCTGACACACTGGCCCTGCCCCGG CTCTCAGGGCCCCAGGAATGGCTGGATCTGCCAGGAGAAGAAAGGGGAGAGCTGGG CACTGCCTGCTGGGCTGGGACATTTTTCCTCCAAAGTCTGAGAAAAGCTCAGCCCCCAGGAACCTGGACCTCTGGTCCTCTGTCTCCGCTGAGGCCCAGCACCAGAAGCCGTCAGGCACCAGCAGCCCTTTTCACCGG GGTCCAGCCCTCCAGCCCTGACCCTAGCCATCCCTCGGAACTCCTCTGCTCCCTGCCGCCTGCCttgctccacccaggaaggccACCCTGA
- the MIIP gene encoding migration and invasion-inhibitory protein isoform X3 has product MVEAEELAQLRLLNLELLRQLWVGQDAVRRSVARAASESSLESSSSYNSETPSTPETSSTSLNTSCPQGRSSVWGPPDACQGDLRDVARSGVASLPPAKCQHQESLGRPRPHSAPSLGTSSLRDPEPSGRLGDPGPQEAQAPRSILAQQSKLSKPRVTFSEESAVPERSWRLRPYLGYDWIAGSLDTSSSITSQPEAFFSKLQEFRETNKEECICSHPEPQLLGLRESSGSGVEEDHECVYCYRVNRRLFPVPVDPGTPCCLCRTPRDQQGPGTLAQPAQVRVSIPLSILEPPHRYHIHRRKSFDASDTLALPRHCLLGWDIFPPKSEKSSAPRNLDLWSSVSAEAQHQKPSGTSSPFHRASPMQVLPPTPTWSVPQVPRPHVPRQKP; this is encoded by the exons ATGGTGGAGGCTGAGGAACTGGCACAGCTGCGGCTGCTCAATCTGGAGCTCCTGAGGCAGCTGTGGGTGGGGCAGGATGCTGTGCGGCGGTCAGTGGCCAGGGCAGCCTCGGAG TCAAGCCTGGAATCCAGCAGCAGCTACAACTCAGAGACTCCATCGACCCCAGAGACGTCCTCAACTTCCTTGAACACCTCCTGCCCACAGGGCCGGTCCTCCGTGTGGGGCCCACCAGATGCCTGCCAAGGGGACCTCCGTGATGTGGCCAGATCGGGGGTGGCCTCTCTCCCACCTGCCAAATGCCAGCACCAGGAGTCCCTGGGCCGACCGAGACCCCACTCAGCACCCTCGCTGGGCACCTCAAGCCTGAGGGACCCAGAGCCCTCAGGGAGGCTGGGTGATCCGGGACCCCAGGAGGCACAGGCCCCGAGGTCCATCCTGGCTCAACAGAGCAAGCTGTCCAAG CCCAGGGTGACCTTCTCTGAGGAGTCTGCAGTTCCTGAGAGGAGCTGGCGCCTCAGGCCATACCTGGGCTATGACTGGATTGCAG GGTCTCTGGACACCAGCTCTTCCATCACCAGCCAGCCTGAGGCCTTCTTCTCGAAGCTGCAGGAGTTTCGGGAAACCAACAAGGAGGAGTGTATCTGCAGCCATCCTGA ACCCCAGTTGCTAGGCCTGCGTGAGAGCAGTGGCAGCGGCGTGGAGGAAGACCATGAAT GCGTGTACTGTTACCGTGTCAACCGGCGCCTGTTCCCGGTGCCTGTGGATCCCGGTACCCCTTGCTGCCTGTGCAGGACACCGCGAGACCAGCAGGGCCCTGGGACCCTGGCGCAGCCAGCGCAGGTCAG GGTGAGCATCCCGCTGTCGATCCTGGAGCCCCCGCACCGGTACCACATCCACCGGCGAAAGAGCTTTGACGCCTCTGACACACTGGCCCTGCCCCGG CACTGCCTGCTGGGCTGGGACATTTTTCCTCCAAAGTCTGAGAAAAGCTCAGCCCCCAGGAACCTGGACCTCTGGTCCTCTGTCTCCGCTGAGGCCCAGCACCAGAAGCCGTCAGGCACCAGCAGCCCTTTTCACCGG GCCTCACCAATGCAGGTGCTGCCCCCCACCCCGACCTGGTCAGTGCCCCAGGTCCCTCGGCCTCACGTCCCACGGCAGAAGCCCTGA
- the MIIP gene encoding migration and invasion-inhibitory protein isoform X1, whose translation MVEAEELAQLRLLNLELLRQLWVGQDAVRRSVARAASESSLESSSSYNSETPSTPETSSTSLNTSCPQGRSSVWGPPDACQGDLRDVARSGVASLPPAKCQHQESLGRPRPHSAPSLGTSSLRDPEPSGRLGDPGPQEAQAPRSILAQQSKLSKPRVTFSEESAVPERSWRLRPYLGYDWIAGSLDTSSSITSQPEAFFSKLQEFRETNKEECICSHPEPQLLGLRESSGSGVEEDHECVYCYRVNRRLFPVPVDPGTPCCLCRTPRDQQGPGTLAQPAQVRVSIPLSILEPPHRYHIHRRKSFDASDTLALPRLSGPQEWLDLPGEERGELGTACWAGTFFLQSLRKAQPPGTWTSGPLSPLRPSTRSRQAPAALFTGPHQCRCCPPPRPGQCPRSLGLTSHGRSPED comes from the exons ATGGTGGAGGCTGAGGAACTGGCACAGCTGCGGCTGCTCAATCTGGAGCTCCTGAGGCAGCTGTGGGTGGGGCAGGATGCTGTGCGGCGGTCAGTGGCCAGGGCAGCCTCGGAG TCAAGCCTGGAATCCAGCAGCAGCTACAACTCAGAGACTCCATCGACCCCAGAGACGTCCTCAACTTCCTTGAACACCTCCTGCCCACAGGGCCGGTCCTCCGTGTGGGGCCCACCAGATGCCTGCCAAGGGGACCTCCGTGATGTGGCCAGATCGGGGGTGGCCTCTCTCCCACCTGCCAAATGCCAGCACCAGGAGTCCCTGGGCCGACCGAGACCCCACTCAGCACCCTCGCTGGGCACCTCAAGCCTGAGGGACCCAGAGCCCTCAGGGAGGCTGGGTGATCCGGGACCCCAGGAGGCACAGGCCCCGAGGTCCATCCTGGCTCAACAGAGCAAGCTGTCCAAG CCCAGGGTGACCTTCTCTGAGGAGTCTGCAGTTCCTGAGAGGAGCTGGCGCCTCAGGCCATACCTGGGCTATGACTGGATTGCAG GGTCTCTGGACACCAGCTCTTCCATCACCAGCCAGCCTGAGGCCTTCTTCTCGAAGCTGCAGGAGTTTCGGGAAACCAACAAGGAGGAGTGTATCTGCAGCCATCCTGA ACCCCAGTTGCTAGGCCTGCGTGAGAGCAGTGGCAGCGGCGTGGAGGAAGACCATGAAT GCGTGTACTGTTACCGTGTCAACCGGCGCCTGTTCCCGGTGCCTGTGGATCCCGGTACCCCTTGCTGCCTGTGCAGGACACCGCGAGACCAGCAGGGCCCTGGGACCCTGGCGCAGCCAGCGCAGGTCAG GGTGAGCATCCCGCTGTCGATCCTGGAGCCCCCGCACCGGTACCACATCCACCGGCGAAAGAGCTTTGACGCCTCTGACACACTGGCCCTGCCCCGG CTCTCAGGGCCCCAGGAATGGCTGGATCTGCCAGGAGAAGAAAGGGGAGAGCTGGG CACTGCCTGCTGGGCTGGGACATTTTTCCTCCAAAGTCTGAGAAAAGCTCAGCCCCCAGGAACCTGGACCTCTGGTCCTCTGTCTCCGCTGAGGCCCAGCACCAGAAGCCGTCAGGCACCAGCAGCCCTTTTCACCGG GCCTCACCAATGCAGGTGCTGCCCCCCACCCCGACCTGGTCAGTGCCCCAGGTCCCTCGGCCTCACGTCCCACGGCAGAAGCCCTGAGGACTGA
- the MIIP gene encoding migration and invasion-inhibitory protein isoform X4, which produces MVEAEELAQLRLLNLELLRQLWVGQDAVRRSVARAASEGRSSVWGPPDACQGDLRDVARSGVASLPPAKCQHQESLGRPRPHSAPSLGTSSLRDPEPSGRLGDPGPQEAQAPRSILAQQSKLSKPRVTFSEESAVPERSWRLRPYLGYDWIAGSLDTSSSITSQPEAFFSKLQEFRETNKEECICSHPEPQLLGLRESSGSGVEEDHECVYCYRVNRRLFPVPVDPGTPCCLCRTPRDQQGPGTLAQPAQVRVSIPLSILEPPHRYHIHRRKSFDASDTLALPRLSGPQEWLDLPGEERGELGTACWAGTFFLQSLRKAQPPGTWTSGPLSPLRPSTRSRQAPAALFTGPHQCRCCPPPRPGQCPRSLGLTSHGRSPED; this is translated from the exons ATGGTGGAGGCTGAGGAACTGGCACAGCTGCGGCTGCTCAATCTGGAGCTCCTGAGGCAGCTGTGGGTGGGGCAGGATGCTGTGCGGCGGTCAGTGGCCAGGGCAGCCTCGGAG GGCCGGTCCTCCGTGTGGGGCCCACCAGATGCCTGCCAAGGGGACCTCCGTGATGTGGCCAGATCGGGGGTGGCCTCTCTCCCACCTGCCAAATGCCAGCACCAGGAGTCCCTGGGCCGACCGAGACCCCACTCAGCACCCTCGCTGGGCACCTCAAGCCTGAGGGACCCAGAGCCCTCAGGGAGGCTGGGTGATCCGGGACCCCAGGAGGCACAGGCCCCGAGGTCCATCCTGGCTCAACAGAGCAAGCTGTCCAAG CCCAGGGTGACCTTCTCTGAGGAGTCTGCAGTTCCTGAGAGGAGCTGGCGCCTCAGGCCATACCTGGGCTATGACTGGATTGCAG GGTCTCTGGACACCAGCTCTTCCATCACCAGCCAGCCTGAGGCCTTCTTCTCGAAGCTGCAGGAGTTTCGGGAAACCAACAAGGAGGAGTGTATCTGCAGCCATCCTGA ACCCCAGTTGCTAGGCCTGCGTGAGAGCAGTGGCAGCGGCGTGGAGGAAGACCATGAAT GCGTGTACTGTTACCGTGTCAACCGGCGCCTGTTCCCGGTGCCTGTGGATCCCGGTACCCCTTGCTGCCTGTGCAGGACACCGCGAGACCAGCAGGGCCCTGGGACCCTGGCGCAGCCAGCGCAGGTCAG GGTGAGCATCCCGCTGTCGATCCTGGAGCCCCCGCACCGGTACCACATCCACCGGCGAAAGAGCTTTGACGCCTCTGACACACTGGCCCTGCCCCGG CTCTCAGGGCCCCAGGAATGGCTGGATCTGCCAGGAGAAGAAAGGGGAGAGCTGGG CACTGCCTGCTGGGCTGGGACATTTTTCCTCCAAAGTCTGAGAAAAGCTCAGCCCCCAGGAACCTGGACCTCTGGTCCTCTGTCTCCGCTGAGGCCCAGCACCAGAAGCCGTCAGGCACCAGCAGCCCTTTTCACCGG GCCTCACCAATGCAGGTGCTGCCCCCCACCCCGACCTGGTCAGTGCCCCAGGTCCCTCGGCCTCACGTCCCACGGCAGAAGCCCTGAGGACTGA